From the Microbacterium thalassium genome, one window contains:
- a CDS encoding YgaP-like transmembrane domain, translating into MTDQPARRRWTRLCGVTPGERAVRAVLAVFMVALAFSFGDNLIIAIPAGAAAAYLVFAAVTGWCPSLPRFSREHTVEKNTLGVPEARQHIDV; encoded by the coding sequence GTGACCGATCAGCCCGCTCGCCGGCGGTGGACGCGCCTGTGCGGGGTCACGCCCGGCGAGCGCGCGGTCCGCGCCGTCCTCGCGGTCTTCATGGTCGCCCTGGCGTTCAGCTTCGGCGACAACCTGATCATCGCGATCCCCGCCGGCGCCGCGGCCGCCTACCTCGTCTTCGCGGCGGTCACCGGCTGGTGCCCCTCGCTCCCCCGCTTCTCCCGTGAGCACACGGTCGAGAAGAACACCCTCGGCGTCCCCGAGGCGCGTCAGCACATCGACGTGTAG
- a CDS encoding Gmad2 immunoglobulin-like domain-containing protein, which produces MGGSISITGTAAVPDASFVVELRDAEETVAASLVVTADDCCTHSSFLSSLALDVSPGWYDVVAYNEGTADGSTQNEFRVQVEVRW; this is translated from the coding sequence GTGGGCGGGTCGATCTCGATCACCGGAACGGCGGCCGTGCCCGACGCGTCGTTCGTCGTCGAACTGCGCGATGCGGAGGAGACCGTCGCCGCGTCGCTCGTCGTCACAGCCGACGACTGCTGCACGCACTCCTCGTTCCTGTCGAGCCTGGCACTCGACGTGTCGCCCGGGTGGTACGACGTCGTCGCCTACAACGAGGGCACGGCGGACGGGTCGACCCAGAACGAGTTCCGGGTTCAGGTCGAGGTGCGGTGGTAG
- the trxA gene encoding thioredoxin, translating to MSTREITMENISSTIEDSDIVLLDFWAAWCGPCRMFAPVFEKASEEHPDIVFGKVDTEAEQQLAAGFRITSIPTLMAFREGILVFAQPGALAAPQLQQVIDAVKGLDMNEVRAQVEAAKAEQAQAEAAQA from the coding sequence ATGAGCACCCGTGAGATCACCATGGAGAACATCTCGTCGACGATCGAGGACTCCGACATCGTCCTCCTCGACTTCTGGGCTGCGTGGTGCGGTCCGTGCCGCATGTTCGCTCCCGTCTTCGAGAAGGCGTCCGAGGAGCACCCCGACATCGTCTTCGGCAAGGTCGACACCGAGGCCGAGCAGCAGCTGGCCGCCGGCTTCCGCATCACGAGCATCCCGACGCTGATGGCGTTCCGCGAGGGCATCCTCGTCTTCGCGCAGCCCGGCGCCCTCGCCGCCCCGCAGCTTCAGCAGGTCATCGACGCGGTGAAGGGCCTCGACATGAACGAGGTCCGCGCCCAGGTCGAGGCCGCCAAGGCCGAGCAGGCTCAGGCCGAGGCCGCCCAGGCGTGA